In Flavobacterium sp. CS20, a single window of DNA contains:
- a CDS encoding carboxypeptidase-like regulatory domain-containing protein gives MRTKFRGILTLLLAFVVQLTFAQEKTITGKVVDGDGLPIPGVNVIIKNTSSGTQTDFDGKYSISLASNQILQFSYVGFKTQEIRVGTKTTIDVTMKQDLEKLDEVVVTSYQGILKESEVVSASSNVKSESIEQVPIASIDQILQGNVAGANIRVASGQPGQSATVIIRGRTSLNGDTEPLYIIDGMPVNQDNFRNINSNDIESMRVLKDVIATAIYGNRGANWCDFDYN, from the coding sequence ATGAGAACAAAGTTTAGAGGAATTCTTACGCTACTTTTAGCGTTTGTTGTGCAACTGACGTTTGCACAAGAAAAAACAATCACCGGGAAGGTGGTTGATGGAGATGGTTTGCCTATTCCCGGGGTAAACGTAATCATCAAAAACACTTCATCGGGAACACAGACAGACTTTGATGGAAAATACAGCATTAGTCTTGCATCCAATCAAATTCTGCAATTTTCTTACGTGGGCTTTAAAACTCAAGAAATCAGGGTCGGCACAAAAACTACGATTGATGTAACTATGAAACAAGATTTAGAAAAACTTGATGAGGTAGTTGTAACCTCATATCAAGGGATTTTAAAAGAATCTGAGGTGGTATCAGCATCATCTAATGTTAAATCCGAATCAATTGAGCAAGTTCCAATTGCATCTATTGATCAAATTTTACAAGGGAATGTTGCTGGGGCTAATATACGTGTGGCTTCTGGTCAACCTGGACAGTCTGCTACTGTAATTATACGTGGTCGTACATCATTAAACGGTGACACAGAACCACTTTACATAATTGATGGGATGCCAGTAAACCAGGATAACTTTAGAAACATCAACTCAAATGATATAGAGTCGATGCGTGTTCTTAAAGATGTCATTGCTACAGCCATTTATGGTAACAGGGGAGCAAACTGGTGTGATTTTGATTACAACTAA
- a CDS encoding RagB/SusD family nutrient uptake outer membrane protein, with translation MANQAQYQAMFNGDTDQTEVIYSYDNVAGANLENMAGQFIFTGTGGNFIDMSFELFNLLEQESLNNNDVRFDVNVNLNGNIAGGELGINKYPPGSGLYVNDYKVARISEVYLMRAEAFARQSQFQEVADAVQAVRNVRRDTSDGANAYTSLQEAIADIKFERRLELCFEGHRYIDIKRYRNILNEGLERNPEDCEGSIPCNINVSDQRWVFPIPLEELNGNTNMVQNAQWQ, from the coding sequence TTGGCAAATCAAGCTCAATATCAAGCCATGTTTAATGGTGACACAGATCAAACTGAAGTCATTTATAGTTATGATAATGTTGCTGGGGCAAACCTCGAAAATATGGCGGGTCAGTTCATTTTCACTGGTACAGGTGGAAACTTCATTGATATGTCGTTTGAACTTTTTAACTTGTTGGAACAAGAATCTCTTAATAATAATGATGTTCGTTTTGATGTCAATGTTAATCTTAATGGTAATATAGCAGGTGGTGAATTGGGAATCAATAAATATCCTCCTGGTTCTGGTTTATATGTTAATGATTATAAAGTCGCACGTATTTCAGAAGTTTACTTAATGAGGGCAGAGGCGTTTGCAAGACAGTCTCAGTTTCAAGAAGTCGCTGATGCTGTTCAAGCTGTAAGAAATGTGAGAAGGGATACATCAGATGGTGCAAATGCTTATACTAGTTTACAGGAAGCAATTGCTGATATTAAGTTTGAAAGGCGTCTTGAATTATGCTTTGAAGGTCACAGATACATTGATATTAAAAGATATAGAAACATATTAAACGAAGGTCTTGAGCGTAATCCAGAAGACTGTGAGGGTAGTATTCCATGTAACATTAATGTAAGCGACCAAAGATGGGTTTTCCCAATTCCATTAGAAGAACTTAATGGAAACACTAATATGGTTCAAAACGCACAATGGCAATAA
- a CDS encoding DUF1735 domain-containing protein: protein MKKIFAILSLILVLSSCDDTEPARFGGEQTLVYFPQSTANLDVVIDDVGELQLQINTTTLSDSDRTVTIEIVNEDLDGDGNPETTVDPENFDLPSNTATIPAGEFFGFITIKGIDNSVETTPELLVLRITDAQGAIINDAPVEVRVRQICPIPEGSFTGPYLLEQTTPIHPANGVPSFETQVVDVFQNGGSTERAFTAVWLEGAGIGQPPSTIPFDLSCNNILVTSDSIGTGLTCGDGPITLGSASQTGNYDPTDDSSFTLIISEYILDGGCGVAPPLVTEFNLTKQ, encoded by the coding sequence ATGAAAAAAATATTTGCAATATTAAGTTTAATTCTGGTTTTGTCATCATGTGATGATACAGAACCAGCAAGATTTGGAGGAGAACAAACATTAGTTTACTTTCCTCAATCAACAGCTAATTTAGATGTTGTTATAGATGATGTTGGTGAACTACAACTTCAAATCAACACAACAACACTTTCAGATTCTGATAGAACCGTTACAATAGAAATTGTTAATGAAGATTTAGATGGAGATGGAAATCCTGAAACCACTGTTGACCCAGAAAACTTTGATTTACCTTCAAATACAGCTACAATACCAGCGGGAGAATTTTTTGGATTTATCACAATAAAAGGTATAGATAATTCTGTAGAAACTACACCTGAACTATTAGTTTTAAGAATCACTGATGCTCAAGGTGCTATAATTAATGATGCACCTGTTGAGGTAAGAGTTAGGCAAATCTGTCCTATACCAGAAGGTTCTTTTACTGGTCCTTATTTATTAGAGCAGACTACACCAATACATCCTGCTAATGGTGTCCCATCATTTGAAACACAAGTTGTTGATGTATTTCAAAATGGAGGTTCAACAGAACGTGCATTTACTGCTGTTTGGCTGGAAGGTGCTGGAATAGGACAACCACCATCTACAATTCCTTTTGATTTATCTTGTAATAACATTTTAGTTACAAGTGATAGTATTGGGACGGGGCTAACTTGTGGTGATGGTCCAATAACACTAGGTTCTGCATCTCAAACAGGTAATTATGACCCTACTGATGATTCGTCTTTCACTTTAATCATATCTGAATATATTTTAGATGGCGGTTGTGGTGTTGCTCCACCATTAGTAACTGAGTTTAATCTTACAAAACAATAA
- a CDS encoding acetyl-CoA carboxylase biotin carboxyl carrier protein subunit, producing MTKSYQTQVNGEYEFDFTDEKIQHQDIISISEYDFHILYQHQSHQIQVLHKNFLEKTYHIKINSNIYEVKISDSLDLLIKKLGLSLGKTQIENKIKAPMPGLILEINVKENQVIKEGESLLVLEAMKMENTITATSNATIKSIKVKKGQSVSKNELLIELE from the coding sequence ATGACAAAATCCTATCAAACCCAAGTAAACGGTGAATACGAATTTGATTTTACCGATGAAAAAATACAACATCAAGATATAATAAGTATTTCAGAGTATGATTTTCATATACTTTATCAACACCAATCTCATCAAATTCAAGTTCTGCATAAAAATTTCCTTGAAAAGACTTACCATATTAAAATCAATTCTAACATCTACGAAGTTAAAATTTCAGACTCACTAGACCTTTTAATAAAAAAACTTGGGTTATCACTTGGTAAAACCCAAATAGAAAATAAAATAAAAGCACCTATGCCGGGATTAATTTTAGAAATTAATGTCAAGGAAAACCAAGTTATCAAAGAAGGTGAGTCTTTATTAGTTTTAGAAGCTATGAAAATGGAAAATACAATCACAGCTACTAGTAACGCAACCATCAAAAGTATAAAAGTCAAAAAAGGTCAATCCGTCTCCAAAAATGAACTATTGATTGAATTAGAATAA
- the proS gene encoding proline--tRNA ligase, producing the protein MSKHLTKRSDNYSKWYNELVVKAELAENAHVRGCMVIKPYGYAIWEKMQSELDRMFKATGHENAYFPLLVPKHLFEAEEKNAEGFAKECAVVTHYRLKSDDNDKSKLIVDPEAKLEEELVVRPTSEAIIWSAYKNWIQSYRDLPIKINQWANVVRWEMRTRLFLRTTEFLWQEGHTAHATKQEAIEEAELMNSIYAKFAKDFMAMPVIEGTKSESEKFAGAEETYCIEALMQDGKALQAGTSHFLGQNFAKAFDVKYTNKEGKQDYVWATSWGVSTRLMGALIMSHSDDNGLVLPPKLAPYQVVIVPIYRNDEQFNQISEKAQGIIKELQANNISVKFDDRDTHKPGWKFAEYEMKGVPLRIGIGPKDIENKTVELARRDTLSKSFIKQDELIETIKQTLTDIQNNLFDKAQKFTNDNTRQVKSYEEFKTLINTKGGFVEAYWDGTLESEEHIKNETKASIRCILETDVPKGSKCLYSQNQAVAKVLYAKAY; encoded by the coding sequence ATGTCTAAACACTTAACAAAACGTTCAGATAACTATTCAAAATGGTATAATGAATTAGTCGTCAAAGCAGAATTAGCAGAAAACGCTCATGTACGTGGTTGCATGGTCATCAAGCCTTATGGTTATGCTATTTGGGAAAAAATGCAAAGCGAACTCGACAGAATGTTTAAAGCTACAGGTCATGAAAATGCTTATTTTCCACTCCTCGTGCCAAAACACCTCTTTGAAGCTGAAGAAAAAAATGCGGAAGGTTTTGCTAAAGAATGTGCTGTCGTTACGCATTACCGACTCAAAAGTGACGACAACGACAAATCAAAACTTATTGTTGACCCCGAAGCCAAACTTGAAGAAGAACTTGTAGTAAGACCTACTTCTGAAGCTATTATTTGGAGTGCTTATAAAAATTGGATACAGTCCTACAGAGATTTGCCCATAAAAATCAATCAATGGGCTAATGTGGTAAGATGGGAAATGCGGACACGCCTATTTTTAAGAACCACTGAATTTCTATGGCAAGAAGGTCACACCGCTCATGCTACAAAACAAGAAGCTATAGAAGAAGCAGAACTTATGAATAGTATTTATGCCAAATTTGCTAAAGATTTTATGGCTATGCCAGTTATTGAAGGAACTAAGTCTGAAAGTGAAAAATTTGCAGGTGCTGAAGAAACCTATTGTATCGAAGCCTTAATGCAAGACGGCAAAGCTTTACAAGCAGGAACTTCTCATTTTTTAGGGCAAAATTTTGCTAAAGCATTTGATGTAAAATACACCAACAAAGAAGGCAAACAAGATTATGTTTGGGCAACCAGTTGGGGCGTTTCAACACGACTTATGGGGGCATTAATTATGTCTCATAGCGATGATAATGGTTTGGTTTTACCTCCAAAACTCGCTCCTTATCAAGTGGTTATTGTGCCTATTTATAGAAACGATGAACAATTCAACCAAATTTCTGAAAAAGCACAAGGCATCATCAAAGAATTACAGGCTAATAATATCAGTGTGAAATTTGATGATAGAGATACACATAAACCTGGATGGAAATTTGCAGAATACGAAATGAAAGGAGTTCCACTAAGAATTGGCATCGGTCCAAAAGATATAGAAAACAAAACCGTTGAGTTGGCAAGAAGAGACACGTTAAGTAAGTCATTTATCAAGCAAGATGAATTAATTGAAACCATTAAGCAAACCTTAACCGATATTCAAAACAATCTTTTTGATAAGGCTCAAAAGTTTACAAATGACAATACTCGTCAAGTAAAATCATACGAAGAATTTAAAACCCTAATCAATACTAAAGGCGGTTTTGTGGAAGCTTATTGGGACGGTACTTTAGAATCTGAAGAACACATAAAAAATGAAACTAAAGCAAGCATTCGTTGTATCTTAGAAACCGATGTACCCAAAGGAAGCAAATGTTTGTATTCTCAAAACCAAGCCGTCGCTAAAGTGCTTTATGCCAAAGCCTATTAA
- a CDS encoding OmpP1/FadL family transporter: MKVKFLFLLFCLPISFIYAQDLTDVVRFSREDLMGTARFTGMAGAFSSLGGDLSALKLNPAGSSVFLTNHASGTLNLNIKNNDVNFTDGFTDETETTFDLNQLGIVFVFAANNEDVTLSKYAYGFTYEQVADYDNSYVARGNNNQSIDQFFVDSANGIPLDLLTPLNGESIADLYTFLGETEGVTAQNALLGFQSFVIDPVNPDDFNNMDYISNVTANQFLQDYFIQEDGYNGKFSFNASLELNKRFYFGLNLNAHYMEYDRFTSFFESNSDPTSEINSIRFDNRLRTRANAFSFQLGSIVKITDQFRVALSYNSPTWYDVSDETSQFIRTGSDEYGPASVNPRVLNVFPDYNYRTASKWTAGLSYIFKGRGLLSIDYSLQDYSNAKFTTNSLEFLNTDIEQNLTSVTNLNIGGEYVFKQFKFRGGYFLQETPYEDDFIQGDLEGFSLGLGYTIKNVNIDLAYSLASLDRNDRLYQTGLNQTAQIDSNISNLFLTVSLGF; the protein is encoded by the coding sequence ATGAAAGTCAAATTTTTATTTTTACTGTTTTGCTTGCCTATAAGTTTTATTTATGCTCAAGATTTAACTGATGTGGTTAGGTTTTCTAGAGAAGATCTTATGGGAACCGCAAGATTTACAGGAATGGCAGGAGCATTTAGTTCACTCGGTGGTGATTTGTCAGCACTCAAGCTTAATCCAGCCGGATCGTCAGTATTTTTAACCAACCACGCTTCAGGAACTCTTAATTTAAACATCAAAAACAACGATGTAAATTTTACCGATGGTTTTACAGATGAAACCGAAACCACTTTTGATTTGAATCAATTGGGAATCGTTTTTGTTTTTGCTGCAAACAACGAAGATGTTACTTTATCAAAATATGCTTACGGGTTTACGTATGAACAAGTAGCAGATTATGATAATTCTTATGTAGCAAGAGGTAACAATAATCAATCGATAGATCAGTTTTTTGTTGATAGTGCAAATGGAATTCCACTGGATTTGTTAACCCCATTAAACGGAGAGTCTATTGCAGATTTATATACCTTTTTAGGAGAAACTGAAGGTGTTACAGCTCAAAATGCCTTGCTGGGTTTTCAATCATTTGTTATAGATCCTGTAAATCCGGATGATTTTAATAATATGGATTATATTTCAAATGTTACGGCTAACCAATTTTTACAAGATTACTTTATTCAGGAAGATGGTTATAATGGTAAATTTTCTTTTAACGCTAGTTTAGAACTTAATAAACGATTTTACTTCGGTTTAAATCTCAATGCACATTATATGGAATATGACAGGTTTACTTCATTTTTTGAATCAAATTCTGATCCGACAAGTGAAATCAACAGTATTCGCTTTGATAATAGATTGAGAACACGTGCTAATGCTTTTTCTTTTCAGTTGGGAAGTATAGTTAAAATCACAGATCAATTCAGAGTCGCACTATCTTATAATTCACCTACGTGGTATGATGTATCTGACGAAACTTCACAATTTATCAGAACAGGTAGTGATGAGTATGGTCCAGCAAGTGTTAACCCTAGGGTGCTTAATGTTTTTCCAGATTACAATTATAGAACTGCAAGTAAATGGACAGCAGGTTTGTCTTATATATTTAAAGGACGAGGTTTGTTGAGTATTGATTATAGCTTGCAAGATTATTCTAATGCTAAATTTACAACTAATAGTCTTGAGTTTTTGAATACCGACATAGAACAAAATTTGACTTCGGTTACTAATTTAAATATAGGTGGAGAATATGTTTTTAAACAATTTAAGTTTAGAGGCGGTTACTTTTTACAAGAAACTCCTTATGAAGATGATTTTATTCAAGGCGATTTAGAAGGTTTTAGTTTGGGACTTGGTTATACTATAAAAAATGTGAATATAGATTTAGCTTACAGTTTAGCAAGCTTAGATCGTAACGACCGCTTGTATCAAACAGGATTAAATCAAACAGCTCAAATAGACTCTAATATTTCTAATTTGTTTTTGACGGTTTCATTAGGTTTTTAG
- the rpsT gene encoding 30S ribosomal protein S20, with translation MANHKSALKRIRNSETKRLRNRYQHKTARNAVRKLENTSDKSEAKKMFNDVISKVDKLAKKNIIHPNKAARIKSRLTKHVASL, from the coding sequence ATGGCAAATCATAAATCTGCTTTAAAAAGAATTAGAAACAGCGAAACTAAAAGATTACGTAATCGCTATCAACACAAAACAGCGAGAAATGCTGTTAGAAAATTAGAAAACACTTCAGACAAATCTGAAGCTAAAAAAATGTTTAATGATGTTATTTCTAAAGTTGACAAACTTGCAAAGAAAAACATCATTCACCCTAACAAAGCTGCTCGTATCAAATCGAGACTGACCAAGCACGTTGCTTCACTTTAA
- the rlmB gene encoding 23S rRNA (guanosine(2251)-2'-O)-methyltransferase RlmB, with product MQEQHTIFGIHPILEALKSNKPIDKIQILKGSENTQELLNLANQLHIKVSFVPHQKFRKYQSKNHQGVVAFIAPIDFVDFESTVEHALMKNSDAIFLLLDGVTDVRNFGSILRTAESSGVSAVIVPQQGTARINEDMVKTSAGAIFNIPICKVNHLKDAIYFLQAHEVKLIGASEKSNQSLFDANIIKPVALVMGSEGFGIHHSIIKMLDHTYYIPMKGKTQSLNVAVVAGLFLYELVR from the coding sequence ATGCAAGAACAACACACCATTTTCGGAATCCACCCAATTTTAGAAGCTTTAAAAAGCAATAAACCTATAGACAAAATTCAAATTTTGAAAGGTTCTGAAAACACGCAAGAACTTTTAAACCTCGCTAATCAACTTCATATTAAAGTGAGTTTTGTGCCTCACCAGAAATTTAGAAAATACCAATCTAAAAACCACCAAGGCGTTGTGGCTTTTATAGCTCCAATCGATTTTGTTGACTTTGAATCTACTGTAGAACATGCCTTAATGAAAAATTCTGATGCTATATTTCTATTACTTGATGGTGTTACGGATGTAAGAAATTTTGGAAGTATCCTAAGAACAGCTGAGTCTTCTGGAGTTAGTGCTGTTATTGTGCCTCAACAAGGTACAGCTAGAATTAACGAAGATATGGTAAAAACCTCTGCAGGAGCTATTTTTAATATCCCAATTTGCAAAGTTAATCATTTAAAAGATGCTATATATTTTCTTCAAGCACACGAGGTTAAGCTTATTGGAGCAAGTGAAAAATCAAATCAATCTTTGTTTGATGCTAATATCATAAAGCCAGTTGCTTTGGTTATGGGTAGCGAAGGTTTTGGAATACACCATAGCATTATAAAAATGCTTGATCATACTTATTATATTCCAATGAAAGGAAAAACACAATCGCTTAATGTTGCCGTGGTCGCTGGTTTATTCCTTTATGAACTTGTTAGATAA
- a CDS encoding SusC/RagA family TonB-linked outer membrane protein, which translates to MITTKRAKKNENLKVQYRGLYGVSNLPEANFNVMNTSQLLNYQRDVLPGDQFGDNLTEAEVVALSNSVNTNWADIIQQEGITESHQLVVTSGSENLSAYTSLQYFEQEGTTLGSKIQRFSVRNNLNGSFEKFNYSSNISVSYSKNNFVVDAVRGNNTGGQLDNPFIVPFLALPYLNPYNPDGSLNTFGTVQSGAFNPDGSINVSGANGFMNTPFIALNTARENTDQENEFRIVGSVRGDYNIIKNITIGATAGVDYIHSQDLFLETPFSIRGLATRDFLANEDFFGGTQFEASYRDFSFNTNSFVRYSNKFGEKHSITATGFTEYFYRNIQNSGFTQNGLNPKFIGSSQGFTDGQTLVDGQAVFAPTTFSSEIETSLLSYFGNLIYDYDGRYGLDLTLRRDGTSRFQRSRRWGTFFSVGGRWNINEESFMDDVDWVESLKLRASYGETGNQNVAGFYPGFQTIAGGTGFLNQNQLSVNNFVDENIQWETTKQFNVGIDFGLWDNKLTGAVDVYSKTTEDLFFNKNISSAGTGFSSVQTNVAEMDNKGVELQLSYDILRKTPTNPWKVNVFFNGAYNENEIVDIANNSGFVDSGGFGLRLQEGKRAFTYFLQRWAGVDPSNGQPLYLDAEGNLTTTLNRENEGVYLDKQFDPVFTGGFGLNVSWKQFTLSSLFSYAADTYRVNASLALIEDFDSAAFSNLSTTMFDVWQQPGDVASIPAPSQAGGLRITSSNQTDRYLEDASFLRLRNATLAYNISSETLDKIGFFNAIRIYTQGTNLITWSKWRGYDPEADEVGEFFSFPTPRTISFGVDLTF; encoded by the coding sequence TTGATTACAACTAAGAGAGCCAAGAAAAATGAAAATCTTAAAGTACAATATAGAGGTTTATATGGTGTTTCAAATTTGCCAGAGGCAAATTTTAACGTCATGAACACGTCCCAATTGCTTAATTACCAGCGTGATGTTCTACCTGGAGATCAATTTGGTGATAATTTGACAGAAGCTGAGGTTGTGGCTTTATCTAATTCAGTTAATACTAATTGGGCTGATATCATTCAGCAAGAAGGAATTACCGAATCTCATCAATTGGTTGTTACCTCAGGTAGTGAAAATCTTTCTGCATATACTTCACTTCAATATTTTGAACAAGAAGGAACTACCTTAGGGTCAAAGATTCAAAGATTTTCAGTTCGTAATAACCTTAATGGTAGTTTTGAAAAATTTAATTATTCTTCAAATATAAGTGTATCTTATTCAAAAAATAATTTTGTTGTAGATGCAGTCAGAGGAAACAATACAGGTGGTCAGTTAGATAATCCCTTTATTGTACCTTTTTTAGCTCTACCATATTTGAATCCATATAATCCAGATGGGTCATTAAATACATTTGGGACTGTTCAGTCTGGTGCATTTAATCCTGATGGTAGTATTAATGTTTCTGGAGCAAATGGTTTTATGAATACACCATTTATTGCTTTAAATACAGCAAGAGAAAATACTGACCAAGAAAATGAGTTTAGAATTGTTGGTAGTGTAAGAGGTGACTATAACATCATAAAAAATATAACTATAGGTGCTACTGCTGGTGTGGATTATATTCATAGTCAGGATTTATTTTTAGAAACTCCTTTTAGTATCAGAGGTTTGGCAACAAGAGATTTTTTGGCAAATGAAGACTTTTTTGGAGGGACTCAATTTGAAGCTTCTTATAGAGACTTTTCTTTCAATACAAACTCTTTTGTAAGGTATTCTAATAAATTTGGTGAAAAGCACAGTATTACTGCTACAGGTTTCACGGAATATTTTTATAGAAATATCCAAAATTCTGGATTTACCCAAAATGGCTTAAACCCTAAATTCATTGGCTCTAGTCAAGGATTTACTGATGGGCAAACACTCGTAGATGGTCAGGCTGTTTTTGCTCCAACTACTTTTTCTTCAGAGATTGAAACTTCATTACTTTCTTATTTTGGAAATTTAATTTATGATTATGACGGGCGTTATGGATTAGATTTAACTTTACGTCGTGATGGAACTTCAAGATTTCAAAGGTCAAGACGTTGGGGTACATTTTTCTCAGTTGGTGGTCGATGGAATATTAACGAAGAAAGCTTTATGGACGATGTTGATTGGGTTGAAAGTCTGAAGTTACGTGCTAGTTATGGAGAAACTGGTAACCAAAATGTTGCTGGATTCTATCCAGGTTTTCAAACTATAGCGGGTGGTACTGGTTTTCTAAATCAAAACCAATTATCCGTTAATAATTTTGTAGATGAGAATATACAGTGGGAAACAACTAAGCAATTCAATGTCGGTATTGATTTTGGTTTGTGGGACAATAAGTTAACTGGAGCTGTAGATGTGTATAGTAAAACCACTGAGGATTTGTTCTTTAATAAAAACATATCATCTGCTGGTACAGGTTTTTCAAGTGTTCAAACCAATGTTGCAGAAATGGATAATAAAGGTGTAGAACTTCAATTGTCTTACGACATATTAAGAAAAACACCTACAAACCCATGGAAAGTTAATGTGTTTTTTAATGGAGCTTACAATGAAAATGAAATAGTTGACATTGCTAACAATTCAGGTTTTGTTGATAGTGGAGGTTTCGGTTTAAGACTTCAAGAAGGTAAGAGAGCTTTCACTTATTTTTTACAGCGTTGGGCAGGTGTTGACCCTTCAAATGGTCAGCCACTCTACCTTGATGCTGAAGGAAATTTAACTACAACTTTGAATCGTGAAAATGAAGGTGTTTATTTAGACAAACAGTTTGATCCAGTATTTACTGGTGGATTTGGTTTAAATGTATCTTGGAAACAATTCACTTTAAGTTCTTTATTCTCTTATGCGGCTGATACTTACCGTGTAAATGCTTCTTTAGCACTAATTGAAGACTTCGATAGTGCCGCATTTTCAAACTTAAGTACAACGATGTTTGATGTATGGCAACAACCTGGTGACGTAGCTTCTATTCCTGCACCAAGCCAAGCAGGAGGTTTAAGAATTACTTCATCTAACCAAACTGACCGTTACCTTGAGGATGCTTCATTCTTAAGGCTAAGAAATGCTACATTGGCATATAACATAAGTAGTGAGACATTAGACAAAATAGGCTTTTTTAATGCCATAAGGATTTACACACAAGGAACTAATTTAATTACTTGGAGTAAATGGCGGGGTTATGACCCTGAAGCTGATGAAGTTGGTGAATTTTTTAGTTTTCCAACACCACGAACAATTTCATTTGGTGTAGATTTAACATTCTAA
- a CDS encoding RagB/SusD family nutrient uptake outer membrane protein, which produces MKKYLVIFVTALLISSCAEQINRTPVDALISTTAFQTVDDIEAGVVGVYTSLNFTNQVRHNAIFTDNVKIGTDNGGQALSLLNLQLDSQTNSFGIWSAQYNTANDVNRIIEEAELIEVEGSEEQERLDNLLAQCYLIRAYAHLEVLLYYSENIEDPSSAGVPYQSEVSVDAEPARLTTK; this is translated from the coding sequence ATGAAAAAATATTTAGTCATATTTGTTACAGCTCTTTTGATTTCGAGTTGTGCAGAACAAATTAATAGAACACCTGTAGATGCTTTGATAAGTACTACCGCATTTCAAACTGTAGATGATATAGAGGCTGGTGTTGTAGGGGTCTATACAAGTTTAAATTTCACAAACCAAGTTAGACATAATGCTATCTTTACTGACAATGTAAAGATAGGAACTGATAATGGAGGTCAAGCTTTATCTTTACTTAACCTTCAATTAGATAGTCAAACTAATTCATTTGGAATTTGGTCTGCTCAGTATAATACTGCAAATGATGTTAACAGGATTATTGAAGAAGCAGAATTAATTGAAGTAGAAGGTTCAGAAGAACAAGAACGTTTAGATAATTTATTAGCTCAATGTTACTTAATCAGAGCTTATGCTCACCTTGAAGTTTTACTTTATTATAGTGAAAATATTGAAGACCCTAGTTCGGCTGGTGTTCCATATCAATCAGAAGTTAGTGTAGATGCAGAACCTGCTAGATTAACAACAAAGTAA